In a genomic window of Lagopus muta isolate bLagMut1 chromosome 2, bLagMut1 primary, whole genome shotgun sequence:
- the CNRIP1 gene encoding CB1 cannabinoid receptor-interacting protein 1, producing the protein MVDIPSLVKISVALKIQPNDGAVYFKVDGQRFGQNRTIKLLTGAKYKIEVALRPGTVQATTMGIGGVNVPLEEKSRDAQVVSYTGIYDTEGVPHTKSGERQPIQVNMQFNDIGVFETVWQVKFYNYHKRDHCQWGNSFGSIEYECKPNETRSLMWINKETFH; encoded by the exons ATGGTTGATATCCCCAGCCTCGTGAAAATCAGCGTCGCTCTCAAAATCCAGCCCAACGACGGGGCGGTGTACTTCAAGGTGGACGGGCAGCGCTTCGGCCAGAACCGCACCATCAAGCTGCTCACCGGGGCCAAGTACAAGATTGAGGTGGCCCTCCGGCCCGGCACCGTGCAGGCCAC GACGATGGGCATTGGGGGTGTCAATGTCCCACTGGAGGAGAAATCAAGGGATGCACAAGTGGTCTCTTACACAGGGATCTACGACACAGAAGGGGTGCCCCACACCAAGAGTGGGGAGAGACAGCCTATCCAGGTCAACATGCAG TTCAATGACATTGGTGTTTTTGAAACAGTCTGGCAAGTCAAATTCTACAACTACCACAAACGGGATCACTGCCAATGGGGAAACAGCTTTGGCAGTATTGAGTATGAATGCAAACCAAACGAAACGCGGAGTCTTATGTGGATCAATAAAGAGACTTTCCACTGA